One window of Deltaproteobacteria bacterium CG2_30_66_27 genomic DNA carries:
- a CDS encoding alanine dehydrogenase, translated as MRIGVPRETKPGEHRVAITPSAVRALRDSGAEVVVETGAGEASGFEDREYLDAGGSIASQASEAWSTDLVVKVKEPLPPEVPFLSESSTLFTFLHLAAFQQLTVELLTRRVTAIAYETVSSAGGLPILRPMSEVAGILSIQVGARGLEKGCGGRGVLLPGTEGSPPGDVTVLGAGVAGRNAARIAAGVGANVTILDVKPEKLDQARRCCGEKVRAVRSTPVAIAEALKETDLLVSTVLVPGERAPRLVTREMIRTMRPGAVVVDIAIDQGGSLETSRPTTHAAPYFIEERVIHYCVTNMPAAVPRTSTQGLVAATLPYLLSFARQGVVGALRADEGLLGGLNTYGGHVTCAGVAKAFGLPFLPPRDAIG; from the coding sequence ATGCGCATCGGTGTCCCGCGAGAGACGAAGCCCGGGGAGCACCGGGTTGCCATTACGCCGTCGGCGGTCCGCGCCCTTCGCGACTCCGGCGCCGAGGTCGTCGTCGAGACCGGCGCGGGGGAGGCCAGCGGGTTCGAGGACAGGGAGTACCTCGATGCCGGCGGATCGATCGCCTCGCAGGCGTCCGAGGCGTGGTCCACCGACCTCGTGGTGAAGGTCAAGGAACCGCTGCCTCCCGAGGTTCCATTCCTGTCGGAATCTTCCACCCTCTTCACGTTCCTGCACCTCGCCGCATTTCAGCAACTTACGGTAGAACTCCTCACACGACGGGTGACGGCGATCGCCTACGAGACGGTGTCCTCCGCCGGCGGCTTGCCGATCCTTCGACCGATGAGCGAGGTGGCGGGGATCCTCTCCATCCAGGTTGGGGCGCGGGGGCTTGAAAAAGGGTGCGGTGGGCGCGGTGTCCTGCTCCCCGGGACCGAAGGATCGCCGCCGGGGGATGTGACCGTGCTGGGAGCGGGGGTAGCCGGACGCAACGCCGCGCGGATCGCCGCGGGGGTCGGCGCGAACGTGACGATCCTCGACGTGAAACCGGAAAAACTGGACCAGGCACGCCGGTGTTGCGGGGAGAAGGTGCGCGCCGTCCGTTCCACCCCCGTGGCGATCGCGGAGGCGCTGAAGGAGACGGACCTTCTCGTTTCAACCGTGCTGGTGCCCGGAGAGCGGGCGCCGCGCCTGGTCACGCGGGAGATGATCCGCACGATGCGCCCCGGAGCGGTTGTGGTGGACATCGCCATCGACCAGGGAGGGTCGCTCGAAACGTCCCGCCCGACGACCCACGCCGCCCCCTACTTTATCGAGGAACGCGTCATTCACTACTGTGTGACGAACATGCCCGCCGCCGTGCCGCGAACCTCGACGCAGGGGCTCGTCGCCGCCACGCTTCCATACCTCCTGTCGTTCGCGCGGCAGGGTGTCGTCGGCGCGTTGCGAGCGGACGAAGGTCTTCTCGGCGGGCTCAACACCTATGGGGGGCACGTCACCTGCGCGGGGGTCGCGAAGGCGTTCGGACTGCCGTTCCTCCCGCCGCGGGATGCAATCGGGTAG
- a CDS encoding cold-shock protein, whose amino-acid sequence MAFGTVKWFNDAKGFGFITEEGGEDIFVHFSEIKGEGFRTLAEGQRVEFEVTSGPKGKKAANVRKA is encoded by the coding sequence ATGGCATTCGGCACGGTAAAGTGGTTCAACGACGCGAAGGGGTTCGGGTTCATCACGGAAGAGGGCGGCGAGGACATCTTCGTCCACTTCAGCGAGATCAAGGGGGAGGGGTTCCGTACCCTCGCCGAGGGGCAGCGGGTGGAGTTCGAAGTCACCTCCGGCCCGAAGGGGAAAAAGGCGGCGAACGTCCGCAAGGCCTGA
- a CDS encoding dephospho-CoA kinase: MRVFGLTGNIGSGKSAVAAMLREMGIPVLDADRISREVTVPGGRAYAAVVQAFGREILRDDGSIDRKRLGEIVFSDPESRERLERITHPAIFEAMKEAIAGLERGGRRAVVVEAALIHESGRKGLFEAVISVTCDRETTISRLAARDGMARGQAEARLRAQMDADRKAGSSDYVIDNSGDIESTRRQVERIKRVLLV, encoded by the coding sequence ATGCGGGTATTCGGGTTGACGGGGAACATCGGTTCCGGGAAGAGCGCGGTAGCCGCGATGCTGCGCGAGATGGGGATTCCGGTCCTCGACGCCGACCGGATCTCGCGGGAAGTGACGGTCCCGGGAGGACGCGCGTACGCCGCGGTCGTTCAGGCGTTCGGCCGGGAGATCTTGCGGGACGACGGATCGATCGACCGGAAGCGGCTGGGGGAGATCGTCTTCTCCGACCCCGAGTCGCGCGAACGACTGGAACGGATTACCCATCCCGCGATCTTCGAAGCGATGAAGGAAGCGATCGCCGGTCTCGAACGCGGGGGGCGTCGCGCCGTCGTCGTGGAGGCCGCCTTGATCCACGAATCGGGGAGAAAAGGGCTGTTCGAGGCGGTGATCTCGGTCACGTGCGACCGGGAGACCACGATCTCCCGCCTCGCCGCCCGCGACGGGATGGCGCGAGGCCAGGCCGAAGCGAGGCTTCGCGCGCAGATGGACGCCGACCGAAAAGCGGGATCTTCCGATTACGTGATCGACAACTCCGGGGACATCGAGTCGACCCGTCGCCAGGTCGAGCGGATCAAGCGCGTACTGCTCGTGTGA